One stretch of Chryseobacterium indologenes DNA includes these proteins:
- the coaE gene encoding dephospho-CoA kinase (Dephospho-CoA kinase (CoaE) performs the final step in coenzyme A biosynthesis.): MEELHSEGQQAEPPAPKIIGLTGGIGSGKTTVAQFIEEFGFPVYYSDDRAKDIVNDSEELKTKIKELLGEESYDKNGLYNRKFVAGKVFNNKDLLQQLNEIIHPAVRIDFEQWVKQQTKYLVFKETALLFELRLNRQCYKSLLVTAEDNIRIKRVMDRDHKTYREVEAVMEKQMPERDKIKMADCIIYNNTNLEELKEQTEKVIFAIE, translated from the coding sequence ATGGAGGAATTACATTCAGAGGGCCAACAAGCCGAGCCGCCCGCACCCAAGATCATTGGTTTAACCGGAGGAATTGGCTCTGGAAAAACTACAGTTGCTCAATTTATTGAAGAATTTGGTTTTCCGGTTTATTATTCTGATGACCGGGCAAAAGATATTGTCAATGACAGTGAAGAACTGAAAACTAAAATCAAGGAACTTTTAGGCGAAGAATCTTATGACAAAAATGGCCTATACAACAGAAAGTTTGTAGCAGGCAAAGTTTTTAATAATAAAGATCTTCTTCAGCAATTAAATGAGATTATTCATCCTGCTGTACGTATTGATTTTGAACAATGGGTAAAGCAGCAGACTAAATATCTGGTCTTTAAAGAAACAGCATTACTGTTTGAGTTAAGACTTAACAGACAATGCTATAAATCTCTTTTGGTAACTGCAGAAGATAATATCCGGATCAAAAGGGTAATGGACAGGGATCACAAAACCTATCGTGAGGTAGAAGCTGTTATGGAAAAGCAGATGCCTGAAAGAGATAAAATTAAAATGGCGGATTGTATCATTTACAACAATACCAATCTTGAAGAATTAAAAGAACAGACTGAAAAAGTCATCTTTGCTATTGAATAA
- a CDS encoding MBL fold metallo-hydrolase, producing the protein MKLYPIQCGKFKLDGGAMFGVVPKSLWEKTNPADEKNLIELGTRSLLIEDGKKLILVDCGLGNKQDDKFFGHYSLWGDDTLDKNLKKYGFVKEDITDVFLTHLHFDHCGGAIEWNDDRTGYRPAFKNAQFWTNENHWQWATEPNAREKASFLKENIMPMQESGQLNFLPLPTTGNYGFAPDLKMDVIFVDGHTEKQMLPVIQYQEKTIVFTADLIPTAGHINQVYVMGYDTRPLLTLEEKGKFLKQCIDNEYLLFFEHDAHHELASLKMTEKGVRLDETFSFNDVFGY; encoded by the coding sequence ATGAAGTTATATCCAATACAATGTGGAAAATTTAAACTGGACGGCGGTGCTATGTTTGGTGTCGTCCCAAAGAGTCTGTGGGAAAAAACTAATCCGGCGGACGAAAAAAACTTAATCGAACTGGGAACCCGTTCCCTGCTTATAGAGGATGGAAAAAAATTAATCCTTGTAGACTGTGGTCTTGGTAATAAACAAGATGATAAATTCTTTGGCCACTACTCTCTTTGGGGAGATGACACGCTGGATAAAAATTTAAAAAAATATGGGTTTGTAAAAGAAGATATTACGGATGTATTCCTTACTCACCTTCATTTTGACCACTGTGGTGGTGCCATAGAATGGAATGATGACAGAACGGGATACAGACCTGCTTTTAAAAACGCACAATTCTGGACGAATGAAAATCATTGGCAGTGGGCAACAGAACCTAATGCAAGGGAGAAGGCAAGCTTTCTGAAGGAAAATATTATGCCTATGCAGGAAAGCGGGCAGCTGAACTTTTTACCTCTTCCAACTACCGGAAATTATGGGTTTGCCCCAGACCTGAAAATGGATGTCATTTTTGTAGACGGACATACGGAAAAGCAAATGCTTCCAGTAATCCAGTATCAGGAAAAAACGATTGTTTTTACAGCTGACCTTATCCCTACGGCCGGGCACATCAATCAGGTATATGTAATGGGATATGACACCAGACCTCTTTTAACATTGGAGGAAAAAGGAAAATTCCTTAAACAGTGTATTGATAATGAGTATTTATTATTCTTTGAGCATGATGCCCATCATGAACTGGCTAGCCTTAAAATGACTGAAAAAGGGGTAAGACTTGATGAAACGTTTAGTTTTAATGATGTTTTTGGGTATTAA
- a CDS encoding DUF6048 family protein: MKTRLIFTLFFSLFGIVAWAQKEKKEDVKKPHWKYEPNFMVGFDVLNTGVGFFSDRKLYQGFISSKINGNVHAIAEAGFEKNIYQKNGYDAKVNGPFIKLGAFYMLAKDKENEFNGFYAGGKVAGSFYNQEYMAIPVRGYGGSSSSVSFPASSQSSFWLEGTLGGRVQLFESNFYIDVNLQPRYLVYTSKQDNIAPMIIPGFGKSSSKFNMGFAWHIAYKF; the protein is encoded by the coding sequence ATGAAGACAAGACTAATCTTTACCTTATTTTTTAGCCTATTTGGAATTGTAGCCTGGGCACAGAAGGAAAAGAAAGAAGACGTAAAAAAGCCTCATTGGAAATATGAACCTAATTTTATGGTTGGGTTTGATGTTTTGAATACAGGTGTTGGATTTTTTTCAGACAGAAAGCTGTATCAGGGATTCATTTCATCAAAAATTAATGGAAATGTTCATGCCATTGCAGAAGCAGGCTTTGAAAAAAATATATACCAGAAAAATGGTTATGATGCTAAAGTAAATGGACCATTTATAAAACTTGGGGCATTCTACATGCTGGCTAAAGATAAAGAAAATGAATTCAACGGATTCTATGCAGGGGGAAAAGTAGCCGGATCATTTTATAACCAGGAATATATGGCTATTCCTGTGAGAGGTTATGGAGGAAGTAGCTCTTCAGTATCTTTTCCTGCCTCATCACAATCCTCTTTTTGGCTGGAAGGCACCCTGGGAGGAAGAGTACAGCTATTTGAGTCTAATTTTTATATTGATGTAAATCTACAGCCTCGTTATTTGGTTTATACTTCCAAACAGGATAATATTGCTCCAATGATTATTCCGGGATTTGGAAAAAGCTCTTCAAAATTTAATATGGGATTCGCATGGCATATTGCCTATAAATTCTAG
- the rlmD gene encoding 23S rRNA (uracil(1939)-C(5))-methyltransferase RlmD: MSRKNKKNLVLENIKLLTAGAKGVAIGKTDDGKTVLVSGAIPGDIVNVRVKKAKSKYYEGEAVEVLEKSSFRVEPKCVHFGTCGGCKWQNMSYEKQLDFKQEEVYNNIKRIGGIEDFETVSILGSKEQYFYRNKMEFSFSNARWLTQYEISSEENFGSKDALGFHIPGMWSKILDLKECFLQEDPSNAIRLAVKEYAVENGLDFFDVRNHEGFLRTLMMRQNSKGEWMVLFQLFREEKENREKLFAFILEKFPQIKTLVYAINPKANDSIYDLDINVYFGEGYLMEEMDGLKFKIGPKSFFQTNYKQALELYRKTLEFADLKGDEVVYDLYTGTGTIAQYVARNAKQVIGIESVQEAIDAAIEHAELNGLTNTTFYCGDMKNVFNDEFMENHPKADVLITDPPRDGMHQKVVEQILKLAPEKVVYVSCNSATQARDLALMKEHYTVVKILPVDMFPQTHHVENIALLIKK; encoded by the coding sequence ATGAGCAGAAAGAATAAGAAAAATTTAGTTCTTGAAAATATAAAGCTGTTGACTGCCGGCGCAAAAGGAGTGGCCATCGGAAAAACGGATGATGGTAAAACAGTATTGGTTTCAGGAGCAATTCCAGGAGATATTGTAAATGTAAGAGTGAAAAAAGCCAAGTCCAAGTATTACGAAGGAGAAGCTGTAGAGGTGTTGGAAAAATCCTCTTTCAGAGTAGAACCTAAATGTGTTCATTTTGGAACTTGCGGAGGGTGTAAATGGCAAAATATGAGCTATGAAAAACAGCTTGATTTCAAACAGGAAGAAGTTTATAACAATATCAAAAGAATTGGTGGAATAGAAGATTTCGAAACTGTATCAATTCTGGGGTCAAAGGAGCAATATTTTTATAGAAATAAAATGGAATTTTCTTTCTCCAATGCAAGATGGCTTACTCAGTATGAAATCAGTTCTGAAGAGAACTTTGGAAGTAAAGACGCCTTAGGTTTTCATATTCCGGGAATGTGGAGTAAGATCTTAGACCTTAAAGAATGTTTTCTTCAGGAAGATCCTTCTAACGCCATCAGATTGGCAGTGAAAGAATATGCTGTTGAAAACGGATTGGATTTCTTCGATGTTAGAAACCATGAAGGATTCTTGAGAACCTTAATGATGAGGCAAAACTCTAAAGGAGAATGGATGGTATTATTCCAGCTGTTTAGAGAAGAAAAAGAAAATAGAGAAAAGCTTTTTGCATTTATACTGGAGAAGTTTCCACAAATCAAAACATTGGTGTATGCCATTAATCCAAAAGCCAATGACTCTATCTATGATCTTGACATTAATGTGTATTTTGGTGAAGGATATTTAATGGAAGAAATGGATGGACTGAAGTTTAAAATCGGGCCGAAATCATTCTTCCAGACCAACTATAAGCAGGCTCTGGAATTATATAGAAAGACTCTGGAATTTGCAGACCTGAAAGGGGATGAAGTAGTGTATGACCTGTATACCGGAACCGGTACCATTGCTCAGTATGTGGCAAGAAATGCAAAACAGGTAATTGGGATAGAATCTGTTCAGGAAGCTATTGATGCAGCAATTGAGCATGCTGAATTAAATGGCCTTACCAATACAACATTCTATTGTGGAGATATGAAAAATGTCTTTAACGACGAATTCATGGAAAATCATCCCAAAGCTGATGTCCTGATTACGGATCCTCCAAGAGACGGAATGCACCAAAAAGTAGTGGAGCAGATCTTGAAATTAGCCCCGGAGAAAGTTGTTTATGTAAGCTGCAATTCAGCAACACAGGCGAGAGATCTGGCATTGATGAAAGAACACTATACAGTAGTAAAGATATTACCGGTAGATATGTTCCCACAAACTCATCACGTAGAAAATATAGCCTTGCTGATTAAAAAATAA
- a CDS encoding FMN-binding negative transcriptional regulator: MFVPKLYRSEDMEVMKEIISENSFALLISSVDKIRATHSMMMLNESDPENPYIETHISRANPQAKTLKNGDEVLCDFLGAHTYISSSWYDHINVSTWNYEAVQIYGQVELMHEDELYRHLDKLTSKYEQSQQCPMMVKDMGREFVEKEMKGTFGVKIIPTEIFIKQKLSQNRKADDFNTIISHLEQLDEDARKIAEKMKLIKK; encoded by the coding sequence ATGTTTGTTCCTAAATTGTACAGAAGTGAAGATATGGAGGTGATGAAAGAGATTATCTCTGAAAATTCTTTTGCATTACTTATTTCTTCTGTGGATAAAATCCGTGCGACTCATTCTATGATGATGCTGAATGAAAGTGATCCGGAAAATCCTTATATTGAAACTCATATTTCCAGAGCTAATCCACAGGCTAAAACCCTGAAAAATGGAGATGAAGTATTGTGTGACTTTTTAGGAGCTCATACTTATATCTCCAGTAGCTGGTATGACCATATCAATGTTTCCACCTGGAACTATGAAGCGGTACAGATTTATGGACAAGTGGAACTGATGCATGAGGATGAATTGTATAGACATCTGGACAAATTAACCTCAAAATATGAGCAATCCCAGCAATGTCCCATGATGGTAAAAGATATGGGAAGGGAATTTGTGGAAAAGGAAATGAAGGGAACTTTTGGGGTCAAGATCATTCCAACGGAAATATTTATCAAACAAAAACTGTCTCAGAACCGGAAAGCGGATGATTTTAACACTATCATTTCGCATCTGGAGCAATTGGATGAAGATGCCCGAAAAATTGCTGAGAAAATGAAATTAATAAAGAAATAA
- a CDS encoding DUF6452 family protein, protein MLCWVGMLFSCGSDDDICESGEGTPRMKVAFKTAASGGKETTLDSLSVAVDYGSGKVDLGWQTKIDSRLIPLRVDNSPYTDIYFKTSTKSKESVVRVTYTTQATYVSPGCGAKKTYQNVSSALITPDPVQNVENGQNQILNEDKTNLYLIF, encoded by the coding sequence ATGCTCTGTTGGGTTGGAATGCTTTTTTCCTGCGGCAGTGATGATGATATCTGTGAAAGTGGAGAAGGAACTCCAAGAATGAAGGTTGCTTTCAAGACAGCAGCATCAGGAGGTAAAGAAACAACGCTTGATTCATTATCTGTAGCAGTAGATTATGGCTCAGGAAAAGTGGATTTGGGATGGCAGACAAAAATAGATTCAAGGCTTATTCCTTTGAGAGTAGACAATTCGCCCTATACTGACATTTATTTTAAAACATCTACTAAAAGCAAAGAATCAGTAGTAAGAGTTACATATACAACGCAAGCAACGTACGTGTCTCCTGGATGTGGTGCTAAAAAGACGTATCAGAATGTAAGCTCAGCATTAATAACTCCTGATCCAGTTCAAAATGTGGAAAACGGACAAAATCAAATATTGAATGAAGACAAGACTAATCTTTACCTTATTTTTTAG
- the ruvB gene encoding Holliday junction branch migration DNA helicase RuvB, producing MPDFLHPDKENYSREELMQEEQIRPQSFKDFAGQRKTLENLEVFVTAAKRRGGALDHVLLHGPPGLGKTTLANIIANELGVNCKITSGPVLDKPGSLAGLLTNLEENDVLFIDEIHRLSPVVEEYLYSAMEDYKIDIMLETGPNARSVQIGLNPFTLVGATTRSGMLTKPMLARFGIQSRLEYYSIELLSMIIQRSARVLGVAIYEDAAIEIARRSRGTPRIANALLRRVRDFAEIKGNGEIEIKITKYALDSLNVDEFGLDEMDNKIMRVMIENFKGKPVGISALATSIGENPETLEEVYEPFLIQEGFIIRTPRGREVTDKAYQHLSISKPKSPGELF from the coding sequence ATGCCAGATTTTTTACATCCAGATAAGGAAAACTACTCACGGGAGGAGTTGATGCAGGAAGAACAAATTCGTCCCCAAAGCTTTAAAGATTTTGCGGGGCAGAGAAAAACGCTGGAAAATCTTGAAGTTTTTGTAACGGCTGCCAAGAGACGTGGCGGAGCACTTGATCATGTTCTTTTGCATGGCCCGCCGGGTTTGGGAAAAACAACTTTAGCCAATATTATTGCTAATGAACTGGGAGTAAATTGTAAGATTACTTCCGGTCCTGTTTTGGATAAACCGGGAAGTTTAGCCGGTCTCCTTACCAATCTGGAGGAAAATGATGTTCTTTTTATTGATGAGATTCACCGTCTTTCTCCTGTTGTGGAAGAATATCTGTATTCTGCCATGGAAGATTACAAAATCGACATCATGCTAGAAACAGGCCCTAATGCAAGAAGTGTACAAATCGGATTAAATCCTTTTACTCTTGTAGGAGCAACCACCAGAAGCGGAATGCTGACCAAGCCAATGCTTGCCAGATTTGGTATTCAAAGCAGGCTGGAATACTACTCTATTGAACTTTTATCGATGATTATTCAGAGAAGTGCAAGAGTTTTAGGAGTAGCGATCTATGAAGATGCGGCGATTGAGATTGCCAGAAGAAGTCGTGGGACGCCAAGAATTGCAAATGCATTACTGCGAAGAGTCCGTGACTTTGCTGAAATTAAAGGAAATGGTGAGATTGAGATCAAGATTACCAAATATGCCTTAGATTCTTTAAATGTAGATGAGTTTGGATTGGATGAAATGGATAATAAGATCATGCGGGTCATGATTGAAAATTTTAAAGGAAAACCTGTAGGGATTTCTGCTTTAGCAACTTCTATTGGAGAAAACCCTGAAACGCTGGAGGAAGTTTATGAACCATTTCTGATTCAGGAAGGTTTTATCATCAGAACACCAAGAGGTAGAGAGGTTACCGATAAAGCCTATCAGCATTTAAGTATTTCAAAACCCAAAAGTCCGGGAGAGCTTTTTTAG
- a CDS encoding fibronectin type III domain-containing protein, translating into MSGLLLCKMSRPFKVLIALLCMVIGLSIQAQTITIGTGTSTQKYPLGATWGFERSASIYTAAEIGTAGSILSLGWNSTSSSNIGMPVKIYIKPVGTTTAMTVQNWNALTTGATLLYSGNVGLIPTGWYTIPLQLPYTYNGIDNLMVLVETNYGGSGSFATGAKLTYSNVTAGHLYIEQDTTPPTTKNGTVTNNRPNIQMTFGTPPACLPMPPGGSLSTGTVTATDAVINWTAYVPAPAAGYEIFYNTTNVPPVAGSTPNVTVPPGAPTATIGPLTPLTTYYLWVRAKCSATEQSEWSTPLSFATPATCPAMPTSGTITTGTITPTTAVINWTSFGYTPAEGYDIYYNTTGAAPNGTTLPSQNVPSGTTATLSPLLPDTTYYVWVRARCSSTDQSTWNVIPKSFVTPPTCLPIPATAGSLTVGTMTTNSAVVSWLASPSAPAGGYEVFYNTTGTPPTNNANTQGTIVPGTSMPLSPLVAGTTYYWWVRAVCTSTDRSAWAQGPQFELGQIGFGTLKSTELPVNSNWGYNYSQQIYKASEVLAAVGTAKFITELKFYVDNPAPDQAKYNEWVVYMGNTTQNNFTSTSSWVPFTSLKQVWSGTLPTMTAGTWVTIPLTTPLLWDGTSNVVVAVDENVPLYSSTPYANWRAFAGGTPERGLQYRNDSTNPDPASPPTGTRQANIPQIVLRGIELVACTTAPPINIKVNSITASTAIVSWTPAIGATYKLQYRPSAGGPWKVIDITTPLTSSWPLYNLTDATSYDVQIATICSGTQGAFSPSTQFTTLPLTYCPNVPGNGTPSGYIGKVVVTPTNGPLMVSDSGYDGYKDYSTDPTRLVTLIRGTSGNKINITKFWPGSSSSYGVGVWIDLNRNGVFEASERVVNATSSTTNPVGTPTAGFKIELPPNIATYDGTLLTRMRVVMMDGTVNSPCSSFGTYNVGEVEDYAVRLIDQPVCTTAPPANITVSNVTDTSATFSWTAATGATYKLQYRKKVGPGNTWITVNTIPAPGNIYTVPNTSPLLEQTEYEVQVATICNGVTGAFSTLVPFKTLPLQYCPVTGSGDNDHISNVTVTSSNSGVPPMSNTTVQNSYTSYTTPATLITLDAGSSDNKILVAKGWTGSTGNDAVAVWIDFDRNGQFDASERILASAASTTTPVTNLFSVPNAPPAYIGPYTTTMRVVLKRSTGTTIPTACANAIDGEVEDYAVRIRPCSNVVPNAPTFTTVTHTTAVVNLSGGANTVTYLVKYRVAGTGTWTQIYASAVLGNVPLTLTGLSPATTYEVEVAAVCGGTTGTATAIKTFTTRCDPTPPTVTVSNITPTSALITWNPVVASATYKMRWRKVGATAWEPEIPLPSSPNTYLLNNLDSFVTYEVQVANQCAGETKWNDFSNSKVFTTVRICEIPPPGLTITQLLPTTAEVTWDAYPGATYLLKYRKVGIPSWTEVPTAVNTVILSGLVEMTKYEMQVVNICSGKPGNYTPPYYFTTPTVIYCKMKAENSGGEYISKVTVIPNGKAKMENESKGSTYTDYTGVPKTFIELIQGSTDNEIIIEKKWLGKTYNEGIAVWIDFDRNGEFDIYEKVFTSPPNTTTPVSGKFNVPADAFVSTTDYKYVVMRVAMERDGVPVSCVNVKNGEVEDYTVRISKPGVANPINQTDILIYPNPVSSVLYVKNISKRAKYKIYNAAGQVIVEGILLNNEINVTKLINGVYVIDIDDNGNTAQKKFIKE; encoded by the coding sequence ATGAGTGGACTTTTACTCTGTAAAATGAGCCGACCTTTTAAGGTGCTCATTGCATTGCTCTGTATGGTCATTGGATTGTCCATACAGGCACAAACCATTACAATTGGTACCGGCACGTCTACCCAAAAGTATCCTTTAGGGGCTACTTGGGGTTTTGAACGTTCTGCGTCTATTTACACGGCTGCTGAAATTGGAACTGCCGGAAGTATTCTGTCCCTGGGATGGAATTCTACTTCATCTTCCAATATTGGGATGCCGGTAAAAATTTATATAAAACCGGTAGGAACTACAACAGCCATGACAGTACAAAACTGGAATGCTTTAACTACCGGAGCTACTTTATTATATAGTGGAAATGTAGGACTTATACCAACAGGTTGGTATACTATCCCTTTACAGCTTCCTTATACTTATAATGGAATAGATAACCTAATGGTACTTGTTGAAACCAATTATGGTGGTTCTGGATCGTTTGCCACGGGTGCAAAGCTTACTTATTCTAACGTTACAGCAGGGCACTTGTATATTGAGCAGGATACTACACCACCTACCACTAAAAACGGAACGGTTACCAATAACAGACCAAACATTCAGATGACTTTTGGTACGCCGCCAGCATGTTTACCTATGCCTCCGGGAGGATCATTAAGTACAGGAACCGTTACTGCAACAGATGCTGTTATTAATTGGACAGCGTATGTACCCGCTCCGGCTGCAGGATACGAAATATTTTATAATACTACGAATGTACCACCAGTAGCAGGGTCAACGCCTAACGTAACTGTTCCGCCAGGAGCACCTACTGCGACGATTGGACCATTGACACCACTGACAACTTATTATTTATGGGTAAGAGCAAAATGTAGTGCAACCGAACAAAGTGAATGGTCTACACCATTATCATTTGCAACACCTGCAACCTGTCCGGCAATGCCTACCTCCGGAACTATTACAACAGGGACAATAACACCAACAACTGCAGTGATTAACTGGACTTCATTCGGTTATACACCAGCAGAAGGATATGATATTTATTATAATACTACAGGTGCAGCACCTAATGGTACTACTTTGCCATCACAAAATGTTCCATCAGGAACAACTGCAACATTAAGTCCTTTACTTCCTGATACAACTTATTATGTATGGGTAAGGGCAAGATGTAGTTCAACAGATCAAAGTACCTGGAATGTTATCCCTAAATCTTTTGTAACCCCACCTACATGTTTACCAATTCCTGCCACTGCGGGCTCATTAACAGTAGGGACGATGACAACTAACAGTGCTGTTGTTAGTTGGTTAGCATCACCTTCTGCTCCAGCAGGAGGATATGAAGTTTTTTATAATACCACTGGTACTCCACCAACTAATAATGCGAATACCCAAGGTACTATTGTCCCAGGGACTTCTATGCCATTATCTCCATTAGTTGCAGGGACTACCTATTATTGGTGGGTAAGAGCAGTTTGTACTTCTACAGATAGAAGTGCTTGGGCTCAAGGACCTCAATTTGAGCTAGGGCAAATAGGTTTCGGGACTCTTAAAAGTACTGAGCTTCCGGTAAATTCAAACTGGGGATATAATTATTCTCAGCAAATTTATAAAGCTTCAGAAGTATTAGCAGCCGTTGGAACAGCTAAATTCATTACTGAACTTAAATTCTATGTAGATAATCCTGCTCCTGATCAAGCTAAATACAATGAGTGGGTTGTTTATATGGGGAATACTACACAGAACAATTTTACATCAACCTCTAGCTGGGTACCATTCACTTCTTTGAAGCAAGTATGGTCAGGAACCTTGCCAACAATGACGGCAGGGACCTGGGTTACTATACCATTGACAACTCCTTTGCTTTGGGATGGAACAAGTAATGTTGTAGTTGCTGTAGATGAAAATGTGCCGCTTTATTCGTCGACTCCTTATGCTAATTGGAGAGCTTTTGCAGGAGGAACTCCTGAAAGAGGATTACAGTATAGAAATGATAGTACTAATCCTGACCCAGCTTCTCCACCAACAGGGACCAGACAGGCGAACATTCCACAAATTGTACTTAGAGGTATAGAGCTGGTGGCTTGTACAACAGCACCACCTATTAATATTAAAGTAAATAGTATTACAGCAAGTACAGCTATTGTATCATGGACCCCTGCAATAGGAGCTACTTATAAATTACAATACAGACCATCTGCGGGTGGACCTTGGAAAGTAATTGATATTACAACTCCATTAACAAGCAGCTGGCCATTGTATAATTTGACAGATGCAACTTCGTATGACGTTCAGATTGCAACAATCTGTAGTGGAACTCAGGGAGCATTCTCTCCAAGTACTCAGTTTACAACATTACCTCTTACTTATTGTCCTAACGTACCGGGTAATGGTACACCAAGCGGATATATTGGTAAAGTGGTTGTTACTCCTACAAATGGACCGCTAATGGTAAGCGATTCAGGGTATGATGGGTACAAAGATTATTCTACTGACCCTACAAGATTAGTGACTCTTATTAGAGGGACATCAGGTAATAAAATTAATATTACAAAATTCTGGCCTGGAAGTTCTTCCAGTTATGGAGTAGGAGTATGGATTGACCTGAACAGAAATGGTGTTTTTGAAGCAAGTGAAAGAGTAGTTAATGCTACCAGCAGTACTACAAACCCTGTGGGAACTCCAACAGCTGGTTTCAAAATAGAGCTTCCTCCTAATATTGCGACTTATGATGGTACCCTTCTGACACGTATGCGTGTCGTGATGATGGATGGTACTGTTAATTCTCCATGTTCATCATTTGGAACATATAATGTAGGAGAAGTAGAAGACTATGCTGTAAGATTAATTGACCAACCTGTATGTACAACGGCTCCACCAGCAAACATAACGGTTTCAAACGTTACAGATACAAGTGCTACATTCTCTTGGACCGCTGCTACAGGTGCAACCTACAAACTACAGTATAGAAAAAAAGTAGGTCCTGGTAATACTTGGATTACTGTTAATACAATACCAGCTCCTGGTAATATTTATACAGTTCCAAATACCAGCCCTTTATTAGAGCAAACAGAATATGAAGTTCAGGTTGCTACAATCTGTAATGGTGTGACAGGTGCTTTCTCTACATTAGTACCGTTTAAAACATTACCACTACAATATTGCCCTGTAACAGGTAGTGGAGATAACGACCACATTTCAAATGTAACCGTTACTTCTTCTAATTCTGGAGTGCCTCCTATGAGCAATACTACTGTTCAGAATTCTTATACAAGCTATACAACTCCGGCAACTCTTATTACTTTAGATGCAGGTTCTAGTGACAATAAAATTCTTGTTGCAAAAGGATGGACCGGATCAACAGGTAATGACGCAGTAGCAGTGTGGATCGACTTTGATAGAAACGGACAGTTTGATGCTAGTGAAAGAATTCTTGCTTCTGCAGCTAGTACTACTACACCGGTTACCAATCTGTTTAGTGTTCCTAATGCACCTCCTGCTTATATAGGACCATATACTACTACAATGAGAGTGGTATTGAAACGTTCAACAGGTACAACTATTCCTACAGCATGTGCCAATGCTATTGATGGGGAAGTTGAAGATTATGCTGTAAGAATCAGACCATGTAGTAATGTAGTACCAAATGCACCTACCTTTACAACGGTAACACACACAACAGCTGTTGTTAATTTAAGTGGTGGTGCTAATACAGTAACGTATCTGGTAAAATATAGAGTGGCAGGAACTGGTACATGGACGCAAATATATGCTTCTGCAGTATTAGGGAATGTTCCGCTTACTCTTACTGGATTAAGCCCGGCAACAACTTATGAAGTTGAAGTGGCTGCGGTTTGTGGAGGTACTACAGGTACAGCTACTGCAATTAAGACATTTACAACAAGATGTGATCCTACACCTCCAACTGTAACTGTAAGCAATATTACTCCAACAAGTGCTTTAATTACTTGGAATCCTGTAGTAGCGAGTGCAACTTATAAAATGAGATGGAGAAAAGTAGGGGCTACTGCCTGGGAACCAGAAATTCCTCTTCCAAGTTCACCTAACACATACTTGCTAAATAACTTGGATTCATTTGTTACTTATGAGGTTCAGGTTGCCAATCAATGTGCTGGTGAAACCAAGTGGAATGATTTCTCAAATTCTAAAGTATTTACAACGGTAAGAATATGTGAAATTCCGCCTCCAGGATTGACCATCACTCAATTATTACCTACAACTGCAGAGGTTACCTGGGATGCATATCCGGGAGCAACATATCTTCTTAAATACAGAAAAGTAGGTATTCCAAGTTGGACAGAAGTTCCTACAGCTGTTAACACAGTTATATTGAGTGGCCTTGTAGAAATGACTAAATATGAAATGCAGGTAGTAAATATCTGTAGTGGAAAACCAGGAAACTATACTCCACCTTACTACTTTACAACACCTACTGTAATTTACTGTAAGATGAAAGCTGAAAACTCAGGAGGAGAATATATTTCCAAGGTAACTGTTATTCCGAATGGAAAAGCAAAAATGGAAAATGAGTCAAAAGGATCAACTTATACAGATTATACAGGAGTTCCTAAGACATTTATCGAGTTAATCCAGGGATCTACAGATAATGAGATTATCATCGAGAAAAAATGGTTAGGAAAAACTTATAATGAAGGAATTGCAGTTTGGATCGACTTCGATAGAAATGGTGAATTTGATATTTATGAAAAAGTATTCACTTCACCTCCAAACACAACAACTCCTGTATCAGGTAAGTTTAATGTACCGGCAGATGCTTTTGTAAGTACAACAGATTATAAATATGTTGTGATGAGAGTGGCAATGGAAAGAGATGGTGTTCCTGTAAGCTGTGTGAATGTTAAAAATGGAGAAGTTGAGGACTATACGGTAAGAATTTCTAAACCGGGAGTTGCTAATCCAATTAACCAGACAGATATCCTGATCTATCCTAACCCAGTAAGTTCAGTATTGTATGTGAAGAATATCAGCAAAAGAGCTAAATATAAAATTTACAATGCTGCAGGACAGGTCATAGTAGAAGGTATTCTATTAAATAACGAAATTAATGTAACGAAATTGATTAATGGAGTGTATGTAATAGATATCGATGACAATGGTAATACTGCTCAAAAGAAATTTATTAAAGAATAA